One stretch of Nesterenkonia halotolerans DNA includes these proteins:
- a CDS encoding potassium channel family protein: MANFKLFGGTNPGDVARPDSVAVIGLGRFGRALALELMAHGTDVLGIDRDENVVQSLNGKLTHVVAADATNEEALRQLSVDEFDHVVISIASNLEASILATSLMLQFNINELWAKAVSEAHRAILEQLGVRHIVFPEQDMGRRVAHMVRGSLQDYILIDEDFALAKTTPHQGILGKPLGELDVRRRHGVTITAVKHAGGHWEPATAQTVLAAEDVILVSGSAKKAEGFKRLR, from the coding sequence TTGGCTAATTTCAAGCTCTTCGGAGGCACCAACCCGGGCGACGTCGCCCGTCCAGACTCGGTGGCAGTGATCGGACTGGGCCGTTTCGGGCGCGCACTGGCGCTGGAGCTGATGGCTCACGGCACCGACGTGCTCGGGATCGATCGCGATGAGAACGTGGTGCAGTCACTCAACGGCAAGCTCACTCATGTGGTCGCTGCCGATGCGACCAACGAGGAGGCGCTGCGGCAGCTCTCGGTGGACGAGTTCGACCACGTGGTCATCTCCATCGCGTCAAACCTGGAGGCCAGCATCCTGGCCACCTCGCTGATGCTGCAGTTCAACATCAATGAGCTCTGGGCCAAGGCCGTGAGCGAGGCGCACCGGGCGATCCTGGAACAGCTCGGCGTCCGTCACATCGTCTTTCCGGAACAGGACATGGGCCGTCGGGTCGCGCACATGGTCCGCGGCAGCCTGCAGGACTACATCCTGATCGACGAGGACTTCGCCCTGGCCAAGACCACCCCGCACCAGGGCATCCTCGGAAAGCCGCTCGGCGAGCTCGACGTGCGACGCCGGCATGGAGTCACCATCACCGCGGTGAAGCATGCCGGCGGGCACTGGGAGCCGGCGACGGCGCAGACGGTGCTTGCCGCCGAGGACGTCATCCTGGTCTCAGGTTCGGCGAAGAAGGCCGAAGGGTTCAAACGACTCCGCTGA